A portion of the Sulfuricurvum kujiense DSM 16994 genome contains these proteins:
- a CDS encoding NAD(P)H-dependent glycerol-3-phosphate dehydrogenase has product MGKIGVIGAGKWGEALSYALSEKNEVIITSRTSRPWPNFRALDEVLKCEYLVIAIPAQQIAQWLKEHFVFSGQKILVAAKGIEASSGRFLNDIYKEYVPEENLAFLSGPSFAVEVMKKLPTALVVNSLSKDTSGEFAAFFPSFIRTYTSEDVIGAEIAGAYKNVIAIAAGICEGLSLGHNAAASLIARGLVEMERFGRAYGATQESFLGLSGAGDLFLTASSSMSRNYRVGLGLAQGKDKDTICIEIGEVSEGIGTAYALHEIAQERGIYLPIASEVYAILEGKSPRQSLKDLIER; this is encoded by the coding sequence GAAAAAAACGAGGTCATTATTACCTCCCGAACTTCCCGCCCGTGGCCGAACTTTAGAGCTTTGGATGAAGTACTTAAATGCGAGTATCTTGTCATTGCGATTCCGGCCCAACAGATAGCACAATGGCTGAAGGAGCACTTTGTTTTTTCGGGACAAAAAATTCTTGTTGCGGCTAAAGGGATCGAAGCTTCCAGCGGACGGTTTTTAAATGATATTTACAAAGAATACGTGCCCGAAGAGAATCTCGCTTTTTTGTCGGGGCCGTCATTCGCCGTGGAAGTGATGAAGAAACTCCCTACCGCGCTGGTAGTGAATTCTCTCTCAAAGGATACGTCTGGAGAATTTGCCGCTTTTTTCCCTTCCTTTATCCGTACCTATACGAGTGAAGACGTCATCGGAGCCGAAATCGCTGGAGCGTATAAAAACGTGATCGCCATCGCTGCAGGGATCTGCGAGGGACTCTCTTTAGGGCATAATGCAGCTGCGAGTCTGATTGCTCGGGGGCTGGTGGAGATGGAGCGATTCGGACGGGCTTACGGGGCGACGCAGGAGAGTTTTCTGGGGCTCAGCGGAGCGGGAGATCTGTTTTTGACGGCGAGTTCGTCTATGTCACGCAACTATCGTGTGGGGCTCGGGTTGGCACAAGGCAAAGATAAAGATACAATATGCATTGAAATCGGTGAAGTGAGTGAGGGGATCGGGACGGCCTATGCATTACATGAGATAGCACAGGAACGAGGTATCTATCTCCCTATCGCCTCAGAAGTATATGCGATTTTGGAGGGGAAATCTCCCCGACAAAGTTTAAAAGATTTGATAGAGAGGTAG
- a CDS encoding Dabb family protein, producing the protein MLVHIVMFQFKDENKEANMARVKEMLEALPSKINTLHSMEVGIDISRSERSFDMALVSQFEEQAALDVYAIHPAHLEVVSVIKEVTLLSKVVDYIQ; encoded by the coding sequence ATGTTAGTACATATTGTAATGTTTCAGTTTAAAGATGAGAATAAAGAGGCCAATATGGCGCGCGTCAAAGAGATGCTCGAAGCGCTGCCTTCAAAAATCAATACGCTCCATTCGATGGAAGTGGGGATTGATATCAGCCGAAGCGAACGCTCATTCGATATGGCTTTGGTCTCACAGTTTGAGGAACAGGCCGCATTGGATGTTTATGCGATCCATCCGGCACATTTGGAAGTGGTGAGTGTGATTAAAGAGGTTACGCTCCTTTCCAAAGTCGTTGATTATATACAATAA